From a region of the Monodelphis domestica isolate mMonDom1 chromosome 8, mMonDom1.pri, whole genome shotgun sequence genome:
- the PRKAG3 gene encoding 5'-AMP-activated protein kinase subunit gamma-3 isoform X1, which translates to MWDMVEQPELNYSGDSPSRLLPCMNTTPEKSCEDRGAKASRWTRQEAMEESDPPILEEEDSPQTGVLARPQSVSTTSEAGSLGQVAAFPGSDSIDWGLEAIDLDSTTMCPGLTSIPSGAISLEPETLSIRKEGESPERATRSPSPQVLLPKLGWDGELLRPGAQIYMHFMQEHNCYDAMATSSKLVIFDTMLEIKKAFFALVANGVRAAPLWDSQKQSFVGMLTITDFILVLHRYYRSPLVQIYEIEEHTIQTWREIYLQGSFKPLVSISPNDSLFEAVYSLIKNRIHRLPVLDPASGNVLHILTHKRLLKFLHIFGALLPKPQFLSRSIQDLGIGTFRDLAVVLDTAPILSALDIFVDRRVSALPVVNESGQVVGLYSRFDVIHLAAQKTYNHLDMSVAEALRQRSLCLEGIISCQPHESLGDVIDRIAREQVHRLVMVDESQHLLGVISLSDILQALVLSPAGIDALGA; encoded by the exons ATGTGGGACATGGTGGAACAACCAG AACTGAACTACTCAGGGGACAGTCCTTCAAGGCTACTACCTTGCATGAATACTACCCCAGAGAAGAGCTGTGAAGACCGGGGAGCCAAGGCCTCCAGGTGGACAAGGCAAGAGGCTATGGAAGAGAGTGACCCCCCTATCTTGGAGGAAGAAGATAGCCCACAGA CAGGTGTCCTGGCAAGGCCACAGTCTGTGTCTACCACCTCAGAAGCTGGGTCTCTGGGCCAAGTTGCTGCATTCCCAGGATCCGATTCCATTGACTGGGGGTTAGAAGCCATAGACTTGGATTCTACAACCATGTGTCCAGGGCTCACATCTATACCATCAGGGGCCATTTCTCTGGAGCCTGAGACTCTATcaataaggaaggaaggggagagtcCAGAGAGAGCAACCCGAAGCCCATCGCCACAGGTCCTGTTGCCCAAGCTGGGTTGGGATGGAGAACTACTTCGCCCGGGGGCCCAGATCTACATGCACTTCATGCAGGAGCATAACTGCTATGATGCCATGGCTACCAGCTCAAAGTTGGTTATCTTTGATACAATGCTGGAG atCAAGAAGGCCTTCTTTGCTCTTGTGGCTAATGGGGTGCGGGCAGCCCCATTGTGGGATAGCCAGAAGCAGAGCTTTGTGG GCATGCTGACTATCACAGACTTTATCCTGGTACTCCATCGTTACTACAGATCACCCTTG GTTCAGATCTATGAAATTGAGGAGCACACAATCCAAACTTGGAGGG AGATCTATCTTCAAGGCTCTTTCAAGCCCCTGGTTTCCATCTCACCCAATGATAG CCTGTTTGAGGCTGTTTATTCCCTGATTAAAAACCGGATCCACCGACTGCCTGTTCTGGATCCTGCCTCAGGAAACGTCCTTCACATCCTCACACACAAGCGGCTGCTAAAGTTCCTCCATATCTTT GGTGCACTGCTGCCCAAGCCCCAGTTTCTCTCTCGATCTATCCAAGACTTGGGCATTGGCACATTCCGAGACTTGGCTGTGGTTCTGGACACGGCCCCAATCCTGTCTGCATTGGACATTTTTGTAGACCGCCGTGTGTCTGCGTTGCCTGTGGTCAATGAATCCG GACAGGTTGTGGGCCTCTATTCCCGATTTGATGTCATA CATCTGGCTGCCCAGAAGACATACAACCACCTGGACATGAGTGTTGCGGAAGCACTGAGGCAACGGTCCCTCTGTCTGGAGGGCATCATTTCCTGCCAGCCTCATGAAAGCCTGGGTGACGTTATTGACCGAATCGCCCGTGAACAG GTTCACCGACTGGTAATGGTGGATGAATCGCAGCATTTGTTGGGTGTCATCTCCCTCTCTGACATCCTCCAAGCCCTAGTGCTTAGCCCTGCTGGCATTGATGCTCTCGGTGCCTGA
- the PRKAG3 gene encoding 5'-AMP-activated protein kinase subunit gamma-3 isoform X2 yields MWDMVEQPELNYSGDSPSRLLPCMNTTPEKSCEDRGAKASRWTRQEAMEESDPPILEEEDSPQSVLARPQSVSTTSEAGSLGQVAAFPGSDSIDWGLEAIDLDSTTMCPGLTSIPSGAISLEPETLSIRKEGESPERATRSPSPQVLLPKLGWDGELLRPGAQIYMHFMQEHNCYDAMATSSKLVIFDTMLEIKKAFFALVANGVRAAPLWDSQKQSFVGMLTITDFILVLHRYYRSPLVQIYEIEEHTIQTWREIYLQGSFKPLVSISPNDSLFEAVYSLIKNRIHRLPVLDPASGNVLHILTHKRLLKFLHIFGALLPKPQFLSRSIQDLGIGTFRDLAVVLDTAPILSALDIFVDRRVSALPVVNESGQVVGLYSRFDVIHLAAQKTYNHLDMSVAEALRQRSLCLEGIISCQPHESLGDVIDRIAREQVHRLVMVDESQHLLGVISLSDILQALVLSPAGIDALGA; encoded by the exons ATGTGGGACATGGTGGAACAACCAG AACTGAACTACTCAGGGGACAGTCCTTCAAGGCTACTACCTTGCATGAATACTACCCCAGAGAAGAGCTGTGAAGACCGGGGAGCCAAGGCCTCCAGGTGGACAAGGCAAGAGGCTATGGAAGAGAGTGACCCCCCTATCTTGGAGGAAGAAGATAGCCCACAGA GTGTCCTGGCAAGGCCACAGTCTGTGTCTACCACCTCAGAAGCTGGGTCTCTGGGCCAAGTTGCTGCATTCCCAGGATCCGATTCCATTGACTGGGGGTTAGAAGCCATAGACTTGGATTCTACAACCATGTGTCCAGGGCTCACATCTATACCATCAGGGGCCATTTCTCTGGAGCCTGAGACTCTATcaataaggaaggaaggggagagtcCAGAGAGAGCAACCCGAAGCCCATCGCCACAGGTCCTGTTGCCCAAGCTGGGTTGGGATGGAGAACTACTTCGCCCGGGGGCCCAGATCTACATGCACTTCATGCAGGAGCATAACTGCTATGATGCCATGGCTACCAGCTCAAAGTTGGTTATCTTTGATACAATGCTGGAG atCAAGAAGGCCTTCTTTGCTCTTGTGGCTAATGGGGTGCGGGCAGCCCCATTGTGGGATAGCCAGAAGCAGAGCTTTGTGG GCATGCTGACTATCACAGACTTTATCCTGGTACTCCATCGTTACTACAGATCACCCTTG GTTCAGATCTATGAAATTGAGGAGCACACAATCCAAACTTGGAGGG AGATCTATCTTCAAGGCTCTTTCAAGCCCCTGGTTTCCATCTCACCCAATGATAG CCTGTTTGAGGCTGTTTATTCCCTGATTAAAAACCGGATCCACCGACTGCCTGTTCTGGATCCTGCCTCAGGAAACGTCCTTCACATCCTCACACACAAGCGGCTGCTAAAGTTCCTCCATATCTTT GGTGCACTGCTGCCCAAGCCCCAGTTTCTCTCTCGATCTATCCAAGACTTGGGCATTGGCACATTCCGAGACTTGGCTGTGGTTCTGGACACGGCCCCAATCCTGTCTGCATTGGACATTTTTGTAGACCGCCGTGTGTCTGCGTTGCCTGTGGTCAATGAATCCG GACAGGTTGTGGGCCTCTATTCCCGATTTGATGTCATA CATCTGGCTGCCCAGAAGACATACAACCACCTGGACATGAGTGTTGCGGAAGCACTGAGGCAACGGTCCCTCTGTCTGGAGGGCATCATTTCCTGCCAGCCTCATGAAAGCCTGGGTGACGTTATTGACCGAATCGCCCGTGAACAG GTTCACCGACTGGTAATGGTGGATGAATCGCAGCATTTGTTGGGTGTCATCTCCCTCTCTGACATCCTCCAAGCCCTAGTGCTTAGCCCTGCTGGCATTGATGCTCTCGGTGCCTGA